The proteins below come from a single Synechococcus sp. WH 8101 genomic window:
- a CDS encoding nucleoside triphosphate pyrophosphatase, which translates to MLLLASASPARRRLLEQAAIPHRVQVSGVDEDAIHHADPAQLVQLLAKAKAEAVRDACTDASITAVLGCDSVLAFEGEVFGKPADADEAMARWQRMRGRWGDLHTGHCLMGVSLADQLSCVTTRVLFANLSDQEIAAYVATGEPLQCAGGFALEGRGGAVVERIDGCYSNVIGLSLPLLRCWLLAMVTACGV; encoded by the coding sequence GTGCTCCTGCTTGCCTCCGCGTCTCCAGCCCGCCGGCGTCTGCTTGAGCAGGCGGCGATCCCCCATCGGGTGCAGGTGAGTGGCGTCGATGAAGACGCGATCCATCACGCCGATCCAGCCCAGCTGGTGCAGTTGCTGGCGAAAGCCAAGGCTGAGGCGGTGCGCGATGCCTGCACCGACGCTTCGATCACGGCGGTGTTGGGCTGTGATTCGGTGCTCGCCTTTGAGGGGGAGGTGTTTGGGAAGCCTGCCGATGCCGACGAGGCGATGGCCCGTTGGCAGCGCATGCGTGGCCGCTGGGGCGACCTCCATACTGGCCATTGCCTGATGGGTGTCTCGCTGGCTGATCAGCTCTCCTGTGTCACCACCCGGGTCTTGTTCGCCAACCTCAGCGATCAGGAGATCGCTGCCTACGTCGCCACCGGTGAACCGCTGCAATGCGCGGGCGGCTTTGCCTTGGAGGGCCGTGGAGGTGCCGTCGTGGAGCGGATCGATGGGTGTTACTCCAACGTGATTGGTCTGAGCCTGCCGTTGCTGCGGTGTTGGCTCCTTGCCATGGTCACGGCTTGCGGTGTGTGA
- a CDS encoding DUF5615 family PIN-like protein, with product MKSRFLLDENLSPRLASALEDVFPGSVHVRDVQLKGKSDQQIWLFAANKGYTIVTKDDDFRGMSLLRDAPP from the coding sequence GTGAAGAGTCGCTTCTTGCTGGATGAAAATCTGAGCCCGCGACTTGCCTCTGCCCTGGAGGATGTATTCCCTGGCAGCGTGCATGTTCGGGATGTACAGCTGAAGGGCAAGAGCGATCAGCAGATCTGGTTGTTTGCGGCCAACAAGGGCTACACAATCGTTACCAAAGACGATGACTTTCGTGGGATGAGCCTGCTGCGGGATGCGCCTCCCTAG
- a CDS encoding DUF433 domain-containing protein has translation MSSPPPLITCTPGVRSGKACIAETRITVSDVLEYLASGMSQEDILADFPDLQPEHIQAVLRYAAEREKHLSELTVA, from the coding sequence ATGAGCTCTCCCCCTCCACTGATCACCTGTACGCCAGGGGTGCGCAGCGGAAAAGCCTGTATAGCCGAAACGCGGATCACCGTTTCTGATGTACTCGAGTATCTCGCCAGCGGCATGAGCCAGGAGGATATCTTGGCAGACTTTCCCGATCTGCAACCGGAGCACATTCAGGCTGTGCTGCGCTACGCCGCCGAGCGGGAGAAGCATCTCAGCGAGCTCACCGTGGCTTAA
- a CDS encoding mechanosensitive ion channel family protein: MSLLLRRLLLLLAAVALVILTSPHRARANTGFPLIDAGRITEPAAASPRSRSEVLEAGSYELAKVRILGVPALTVASPVLRDGDALGAKRRASVIEGNLRLLYDPNRLCSQSERLSEWMLESLLGQQAKVCTSGPGDGVTLSHDPLTISIQTDAAGNQILEAQLPDRQRQIPLMTVTRADAEINGVSSEELARRWKILLERRINHARRILTPERLLQRWRLTLVVELLLFGVLAGLIWCWAWIRRRRCLLQHQRQQGVRNRRLELRLHLLHTITRVLMVLVLFLLVVMVGLGVMALPGRVPLGIELLLQPSFAILKVGVVTVLGLLGRALCTFLLHQWADNVDVMEQERARRDQRYRSLLRVSHRLVDVACVLVVGVWVVVDIPGVRSASTSILVAGGALLGALAFVFQSLLRDFVAGMLVLLEDRYAIGDWVEIDGVEGEVIDVGLFSTDMRCLDQRVDTLENSAIRQLRNHTKLRSGSLIKLLISHRQSSIDQAIGLIGNEIERFVADPNWGERLLSQPILRGVRRITPLGTQLEVLLITRAGEQWVTEREFQLRVLRSFEQHGVVMADGLELNALT; encoded by the coding sequence GTGTCGCTGTTGCTGAGAAGACTGCTGCTCCTCCTGGCTGCGGTTGCTCTGGTCATCCTCACCTCACCGCATCGCGCGAGGGCTAACACCGGCTTCCCCTTGATCGATGCCGGCCGCATCACTGAACCGGCTGCGGCGTCGCCTCGCTCCCGCTCCGAAGTGCTGGAAGCGGGCAGCTACGAATTGGCCAAGGTGCGCATCTTGGGCGTGCCCGCCCTCACGGTCGCCAGCCCGGTGTTGCGGGATGGTGACGCCCTTGGTGCCAAGCGGCGCGCCTCGGTGATTGAAGGCAACCTTCGCCTGCTATACGACCCCAATCGCCTCTGCAGCCAGAGCGAGCGGCTGAGCGAATGGATGCTGGAGAGCCTGCTGGGGCAGCAGGCCAAGGTCTGCACGTCAGGGCCTGGGGATGGTGTGACGCTCAGCCATGACCCGCTCACGATCAGCATTCAGACCGATGCCGCTGGCAATCAGATCCTCGAGGCCCAGCTTCCTGATCGACAGCGCCAGATTCCCCTGATGACGGTGACCCGGGCCGATGCCGAAATCAACGGCGTCAGCAGCGAGGAACTGGCCCGGCGCTGGAAAATCCTGTTGGAACGACGGATCAACCATGCCCGTCGCATCCTCACGCCGGAACGTCTCCTGCAGCGTTGGCGTCTCACCCTGGTGGTGGAGCTGCTCCTGTTTGGCGTTCTGGCCGGGCTGATCTGGTGCTGGGCCTGGATCCGGCGGCGCCGTTGTCTGCTCCAGCATCAGCGTCAGCAGGGGGTTCGCAATCGCCGGCTCGAACTGCGCCTGCATCTGCTGCACACGATCACCCGGGTGCTGATGGTGCTGGTGCTCTTTCTCCTGGTGGTGATGGTGGGCTTAGGCGTGATGGCGCTGCCCGGGCGCGTGCCCCTGGGAATCGAGCTGCTGCTGCAGCCCAGCTTCGCGATCCTCAAGGTGGGCGTGGTGACGGTGTTGGGCCTGCTCGGCCGGGCGCTCTGCACCTTCCTGCTGCACCAATGGGCCGACAATGTCGACGTGATGGAGCAGGAGCGGGCCCGGCGCGACCAGCGCTACCGCAGCCTGCTGCGGGTGAGCCATCGCCTGGTGGATGTGGCCTGTGTGTTGGTGGTGGGGGTCTGGGTCGTGGTCGACATTCCTGGTGTGCGCTCCGCCTCCACCTCGATCCTGGTGGCTGGGGGCGCTCTGCTCGGTGCCCTGGCCTTTGTGTTTCAGAGCCTGCTGCGCGATTTCGTCGCCGGCATGTTGGTGTTGCTGGAGGATCGCTACGCCATCGGCGACTGGGTGGAGATCGATGGCGTGGAGGGGGAGGTGATCGACGTGGGTTTGTTCAGCACCGACATGCGCTGCCTCGATCAGCGGGTTGACACTCTGGAGAACAGCGCCATCCGCCAATTGCGGAACCACACCAAACTGCGGTCTGGCAGCTTGATCAAGCTGTTGATCTCCCATCGCCAGAGTTCGATCGATCAGGCGATCGGCCTGATCGGCAACGAGATCGAGCGTTTTGTCGCTGATCCAAACTGGGGAGAGCGCTTGCTCTCCCAGCCGATCCTGCGCGGTGTGCGCCGGATCACCCCGCTCGGCACCCAGCTGGAGGTGTTGTTGATCACCCGTGCGGGTGAACAGTGGGTGACCGAACGGGAATTTCAGCTGCGCGTGCTGCGCAGTTTTGAGCAGCACGGCGTGGTGATGGCCGATGGCCTGGAGCTCAACGCACTTACTTGA
- a CDS encoding YcgJ family protein produces MRSFLPRTSTGLLAATAVISTTLAGLPVSAQNKGITYPKAGVVCDQVGQTCYDSDGPSIAITKIYFGQFAADRLRQNRRGSTNNDFRLSSGQACSIQKRTCWDDGWSEKNVARGLTKQLFGTSNSNNNSRQVSTDDGQCKLKQGNKTLYDGSCDLKQVSRGERNRFVITLGNGNKYVFRSSDGNNYTISDSFGGSWPVRFEDHGPKGVFRFADYKLIATQSGNTSEPSSSNSNEALGAAVNNLLNNLFK; encoded by the coding sequence ATGCGCAGCTTCTTGCCTCGCACCAGCACCGGCCTGCTCGCCGCCACGGCAGTGATCAGCACAACCCTGGCAGGCCTCCCGGTCTCCGCCCAGAACAAGGGCATCACGTATCCCAAAGCCGGGGTGGTGTGCGACCAGGTGGGTCAAACCTGCTACGACAGTGACGGCCCATCAATCGCGATCACCAAGATTTACTTCGGTCAGTTCGCGGCGGATCGTCTCAGACAGAACCGCCGTGGTTCCACCAACAACGACTTCCGCCTCAGCTCAGGGCAAGCCTGCAGCATCCAAAAGCGCACCTGCTGGGATGACGGCTGGAGCGAAAAGAATGTGGCGCGAGGTCTCACCAAGCAACTCTTCGGGACAAGCAACAGCAACAACAACTCCCGCCAGGTGAGCACCGATGACGGCCAGTGCAAGCTCAAGCAGGGCAACAAAACCCTCTACGACGGCAGCTGTGACCTCAAGCAGGTGAGCCGTGGTGAGCGCAACCGTTTCGTGATCACGCTGGGCAATGGCAACAAGTATGTGTTCCGCAGCAGCGATGGCAACAACTACACGATCAGCGATTCTTTTGGTGGGTCATGGCCGGTGCGCTTTGAGGACCACGGCCCCAAAGGAGTGTTCCGTTTCGCCGATTACAAACTGATCGCCACCCAGAGCGGCAACACCAGCGAACCCAGCAGCAGCAACAGCAACGAAGCCCTGGGGGCAGCCGTGAACAACCTGCTCAACAACCTGTTCAAGTAA
- a CDS encoding MlaD family protein, with amino-acid sequence MNSIEPSHPRERWLFLGSGALLLVAVIFGLAREQRWGTRFVNVYLLASDISGLHSGEEVRISGFPVGQVGGLELKPDARVRVQLRIEQSKARLIGPNSNARLAQEGLVGDRFIDISPDPQRVIDAQALDGKTIAYTEPLNLTDALEDLAVTQQQLQATLRNTTSLTAKNGDINTTLADLRNTLKNTNTLTATIEREAAATAPVVRDSLDNVSTEISQVSQEARVAEKEAQRLLKESRPLINSTLNDVRELAKTSRQLLNSVLGVLGPWLEPADGRNSATPAADSNAQHP; translated from the coding sequence GCGAACGCTGGCTGTTTCTGGGATCCGGTGCCTTGTTACTGGTTGCCGTGATCTTCGGGCTCGCCCGTGAGCAGCGCTGGGGCACCCGTTTCGTCAACGTCTATCTCCTGGCGAGCGACATCAGTGGTCTGCACTCCGGTGAAGAGGTGCGCATCTCCGGTTTTCCCGTGGGTCAAGTGGGTGGATTAGAGCTCAAGCCTGATGCGCGCGTGCGGGTGCAATTACGGATTGAGCAGAGCAAAGCCCGACTGATCGGCCCCAACAGCAACGCAAGGCTCGCCCAAGAGGGCCTCGTTGGAGATCGCTTCATCGACATCAGCCCCGATCCTCAACGCGTTATCGATGCGCAGGCTCTTGATGGCAAAACCATCGCCTACACCGAGCCCCTCAACCTCACCGATGCCCTCGAAGACCTCGCGGTCACGCAGCAGCAACTCCAGGCCACCTTGCGCAACACCACATCGCTGACTGCCAAGAACGGCGATATCAACACCACGCTCGCTGATCTGCGCAACACCCTGAAAAACACCAACACACTCACCGCCACGATCGAACGTGAGGCTGCTGCCACTGCACCGGTGGTGCGTGACTCCCTCGACAACGTGAGCACCGAGATCAGCCAGGTGAGCCAGGAGGCGCGTGTGGCAGAAAAGGAAGCTCAGAGATTGCTGAAAGAGTCGCGCCCCCTGATCAACAGCACCCTCAATGACGTGCGTGAGTTGGCCAAAACCAGCCGCCAACTGCTCAACAGCGTGCTGGGGGTGCTTGGTCCGTGGCTGGAACCCGCCGACGGTCGCAACAGCGCCACCCCCGCAGCAGACAGCAACGCTCAGCATCCCTAG